A genomic window from Erythrobacter sp. BLCC-B19 includes:
- a CDS encoding M28 family peptidase, with protein MNRTLTALVALSLCVPAAANVPPPLDLAQRADLALASDNHAYAFIEGLTTEVGPRQAGTEAEARARAWAVEWLKQYGFENIAIEPFMMDTWVPGDIAHARVTGPFAQDLEVLPLGNSAATPVGGIEAEVVYFRNVDELRAAPDGSLKGKIAFISHAMSRTQDGSQYGFAGPARWVGAGIAASKGAVGAVIKSVGTDNHRNPHTGGTSFPDGITPIPAGALSLPDAANLERMFARAKGRPITLRLEMNPRQLGPKESGNVVGEIVGRNPSLPPVLLACHIDSWWNAPGAFDDAAGCGIIIAAARSVAESGRPLRTIRVLLAGAEEVGLFGSTAYSKAHLAEPIAVGIESDFGADRIWRFDSNFRETNPVLHKKIASAVARFGVSSGTDVAGGGADLNIVRDQKGALIDLQQDGTRYFDLHHTPDDTLDKIDIVQLRQNVAVWTQVVGILANEETAILTGTPIPAAPAIMQSN; from the coding sequence ATGAACCGTACCCTGACCGCGCTTGTCGCCCTTTCGCTTTGTGTCCCCGCCGCAGCCAATGTTCCGCCGCCGCTCGATCTGGCGCAGCGGGCTGATCTTGCGCTGGCGAGTGACAATCATGCCTATGCTTTCATCGAAGGCCTGACGACCGAAGTCGGGCCGCGACAGGCCGGCACCGAGGCCGAAGCGCGGGCACGCGCCTGGGCGGTGGAGTGGCTCAAGCAATATGGCTTTGAAAACATCGCGATCGAGCCCTTCATGATGGACACCTGGGTGCCCGGCGACATTGCCCACGCGCGGGTGACGGGGCCGTTCGCGCAGGATCTCGAGGTGCTGCCGCTCGGCAATTCGGCGGCGACCCCGGTGGGCGGGATCGAGGCCGAGGTGGTCTATTTCCGCAATGTCGATGAACTGCGGGCTGCGCCCGATGGCAGCCTCAAGGGCAAGATCGCCTTCATCAGCCACGCCATGTCGCGCACGCAGGACGGCAGCCAGTACGGCTTTGCCGGCCCCGCGCGCTGGGTCGGTGCAGGGATCGCTGCGAGCAAGGGGGCGGTCGGCGCCGTGATCAAGTCGGTCGGCACCGACAATCACCGCAATCCGCACACCGGCGGCACCAGTTTCCCCGATGGGATCACGCCAATTCCTGCGGGCGCACTGAGCCTGCCCGATGCCGCCAATCTCGAACGGATGTTCGCGCGCGCCAAGGGCCGTCCGATCACGCTGCGGCTGGAAATGAACCCGCGCCAGCTTGGCCCGAAGGAAAGCGGCAATGTGGTCGGCGAGATCGTCGGGCGCAACCCGTCGCTCCCGCCAGTGCTGCTCGCCTGCCATATCGACAGCTGGTGGAACGCGCCGGGCGCCTTCGACGATGCGGCAGGATGCGGGATCATCATTGCCGCCGCGCGCAGCGTGGCCGAATCCGGCCGCCCGCTGCGCACCATCCGGGTGTTGCTGGCAGGTGCGGAGGAAGTCGGGCTGTTCGGCTCGACTGCCTATAGCAAGGCGCACCTTGCCGAGCCCATTGCTGTCGGGATCGAAAGCGATTTCGGCGCGGACCGCATCTGGCGCTTCGATTCGAACTTCCGCGAAACCAACCCGGTGCTGCACAAGAAAATCGCGTCAGCCGTCGCCCGTTTCGGTGTGTCGAGCGGCACCGATGTTGCAGGCGGCGGGGCCGATCTCAACATCGTGCGCGATCAGAAGGGCGCGCTGATCGACCTGCAGCAGGACGGCACCCGCTATTTCGACCTGCACCACACGCCTGACGACACGCTCGACAAGATCGACATCGTCCAGCTGCGCCAGAATGTCGCGGTGTGGACGCAGGTGGTGGGCATCCTCGCTAACGAGGAGACTGCAATCCTCACCGGCACGCCCATCCCCGCGGCCCCGGCGATCATGCAGAGCAATTAG
- a CDS encoding chemotaxis protein CheW, with translation MRHELITFGIASQRFGIDIMTVREIRAWSPVTRLPRVPDYVAGVVNLRGAVLPVIDLAARLGWEPTDATPRNPIIVIEHDGQMRGLIVHDVADIVGIESGTLQQPDAMGQETITHFLEGIAPLGDDMVMVLDLSRLMADEPIELAA, from the coding sequence ATGCGCCACGAACTCATCACCTTCGGCATCGCCAGCCAGCGCTTCGGCATCGACATCATGACAGTGCGCGAGATCCGCGCCTGGTCGCCCGTCACCCGCCTGCCGCGCGTGCCCGATTATGTTGCGGGCGTGGTCAATCTGCGCGGCGCGGTGCTGCCGGTGATCGATCTGGCCGCCCGTCTGGGATGGGAACCCACCGACGCCACCCCGCGCAACCCGATCATCGTGATCGAACATGACGGCCAGATGCGCGGTCTGATCGTGCATGATGTGGCCGACATCGTCGGAATCGAGTCCGGCACGCTCCAGCAGCCCGATGCGATGGGACAGGAGACGATCACCCACTTCCTTGAAGGCATCGCCCCGCTGGGGGACGACATGGTGATGGTGCTCGATCTCTCCCGGCTGATGGCGGACGAGCCGATCGAGCTGGCAGCCTGA
- a CDS encoding response regulator: MQASNPAPIRVLTVDDSASMRALLLGALTSRGFAVEQCEDGQEALEWLASNEVDVIITDINMPRLDGFGLIEKLRSSALHAERPILVLTTESSDEKKQRARNAGATGWIVKPFDADKLTAALRRVIH; encoded by the coding sequence ATGCAAGCCAGCAACCCTGCCCCCATCCGTGTGCTCACGGTCGATGACAGTGCCTCGATGCGCGCGCTGCTACTCGGCGCGCTCACCTCGCGGGGCTTTGCCGTGGAACAGTGCGAAGACGGGCAGGAGGCGCTCGAATGGCTCGCCTCGAACGAGGTCGACGTGATCATCACCGACATCAATATGCCGCGCCTTGATGGCTTTGGCCTCATTGAAAAGCTGCGTTCGAGCGCGCTCCACGCCGAGCGTCCGATCCTCGTGCTGACCACGGAAAGCTCCGACGAAAAGAAACAGCGGGCGCGCAATGCCGGGGCAACGGGGTGGATCGTCAAACCATTCGATGCCGACAAGCTCACCGCCGCCCTGCGCCGCGTCATTCACTGA
- a CDS encoding chemotaxis protein CheD, protein MSVLTPHSPDFGAPSDILRVTIVQGEAKASTDARVEMSTILGSCVATCLFDPVARVGGMNHFLLAEPPRHVRHQEFDSDYGLFLMELLINEMLGLGARKNRMRARLYGGANLNPDLSPIGTANAAFARQFLSRESIPCVFEDLEGTQARRIQFRPASGQVRARLVPAETAPTQKPLGRPQSALGTVELF, encoded by the coding sequence ATGAGCGTGCTCACCCCCCACAGCCCCGACTTCGGGGCGCCGTCCGATATCCTGCGGGTCACCATTGTTCAGGGCGAGGCCAAGGCAAGCACCGACGCACGTGTCGAAATGAGCACGATTCTCGGCAGTTGCGTTGCCACCTGCCTGTTCGATCCGGTCGCGCGCGTGGGCGGGATGAACCACTTCCTTCTCGCCGAACCGCCCCGGCACGTCCGCCATCAGGAATTCGACAGCGATTACGGCCTGTTCCTGATGGAGCTGCTGATCAACGAGATGCTCGGCCTCGGCGCGCGCAAGAACCGGATGCGCGCGCGGCTCTATGGCGGGGCTAACCTCAATCCCGATCTGTCGCCGATCGGCACGGCCAATGCTGCCTTCGCCCGCCAGTTTCTCAGCCGCGAGAGCATCCCTTGCGTGTTCGAAGATCTCGAAGGCACCCAGGCGCGACGCATCCAGTTTCGTCCCGCCAGCGGGCAAGTCCGCGCACGCCTCGTCCCGGCCGAAACGGCGCCTACGCAAAAACCGCTGGGCCGCCCGCAATCGGCGCTTGGGACAGTCGAACTATTCTAG
- a CDS encoding protein-glutamate methylesterase/protein-glutamine glutaminase codes for MSIRVLIVDDSSLMRALLQHRLEREKDIEVVGLAAHAGEARQLIKALDPDVVTLDIEMPGMDGLSFLEKIMALRPTPVIIVSGATEAGASATARGLQLGAVGCIAKSQLGMTPGARDDSALVDMVREAAKARRNARPAPAPAPAPALLGQASALSGMRPDVIVIGASTGGVEALHTLLAGFPEDCPPTLIVQHINGCFASAIAQSFDRAVRPRVVLAESDMPLETGTILLAPGNERHLQVASAGTRGLRCVLRDGDPVSGHRPSVDRLFASLASTLGTTRGENALGILLTGMGQDGAQGMVALASIGARTIAQDQASCVVFGMPRAAIELGAAREVLPLARIAPAVFSTAAKAAAA; via the coding sequence ATGAGCATCAGGGTTCTGATCGTCGATGATTCGTCGCTGATGCGCGCGCTGCTCCAGCACCGACTGGAGCGCGAGAAGGACATCGAAGTGGTCGGCCTCGCCGCCCACGCAGGCGAAGCACGCCAGCTGATCAAGGCGCTCGACCCTGACGTGGTGACGCTCGACATCGAGATGCCGGGAATGGATGGCCTGTCGTTCCTCGAGAAGATCATGGCCCTGCGCCCGACCCCGGTGATCATCGTTTCGGGCGCGACCGAGGCAGGGGCTAGCGCCACCGCGCGCGGCCTGCAACTGGGCGCGGTCGGCTGCATCGCCAAGTCGCAGCTGGGCATGACGCCGGGCGCGCGCGATGACAGCGCGCTGGTCGACATGGTGCGCGAAGCCGCCAAGGCGCGACGCAACGCGCGCCCTGCGCCTGCGCCAGCGCCCGCACCTGCACTGCTCGGTCAGGCAAGCGCATTATCCGGTATGCGGCCTGATGTGATCGTGATCGGCGCGTCAACTGGCGGGGTCGAAGCGCTGCACACGCTGCTTGCGGGCTTCCCTGAGGATTGCCCGCCGACCTTGATTGTCCAGCACATCAATGGCTGCTTTGCCAGCGCCATCGCCCAGTCCTTCGACCGCGCGGTGCGTCCGCGCGTCGTGCTGGCGGAAAGCGATATGCCGCTGGAGACCGGAACCATTCTGCTTGCGCCGGGCAACGAACGGCACTTGCAGGTCGCATCGGCCGGCACGCGGGGCTTGCGCTGCGTGCTGCGCGACGGCGATCCGGTCAGCGGGCACCGTCCCAGCGTCGATCGCCTGTTCGCCTCGCTCGCCTCGACGCTCGGAACGACGCGAGGCGAAAATGCGCTCGGCATCCTCCTTACCGGTATGGGGCAGGACGGGGCGCAGGGCATGGTCGCGCTCGCCAGCATCGGCGCGCGCACCATCGCACAGGATCAGGCGAGCTGTGTCGTCTTCGGAATGCCGCGCGCCGCCATCGAACTGGGCGCGGCGCGCGAGGTGCTGCCGCTGGCGCGCATTGCCCCTGCGGTCTTCAGCACCGCCGCCAAGGCCGCCGCCGCATGA
- a CDS encoding CheR family methyltransferase: MHDHAPGTIADDNMVPGVSPAIYSEADFRRIADLIHAASGIVLSDRKKMLAYSRLAPLVRRSGLTSFGAFLDTLASDPAGLDEVITALTTNHTYFHREPHHFDHFGDVLRGDLVARALAGEPVRIWSAGCSSGEEIWTLMMVLLGSDRTAGLTIARSNVLALASDISATALAGARAATYPARALDALPEALRRNWCVPIDSKGEPCLAIDPEVQALVRFRTLNLMGDWPMRRPFEVIFCRNVMIYFDTPTKERLLERFTRQLMPGGYLYIGHSERVSGPAAALLEPVGPTIYRRKGAA; this comes from the coding sequence ATGCACGACCACGCCCCCGGCACGATTGCCGACGACAACATGGTGCCAGGCGTCAGTCCGGCGATCTACAGCGAAGCCGACTTTCGCCGCATCGCCGACCTGATCCATGCGGCCAGCGGCATCGTGCTGTCCGATCGCAAGAAGATGCTCGCCTATTCGCGGCTCGCCCCTTTGGTGCGGCGCAGCGGGCTGACGAGCTTTGGCGCCTTTCTCGACACGCTCGCCTCCGATCCTGCCGGGCTCGACGAGGTCATCACTGCGCTCACCACCAACCACACCTACTTCCACCGCGAACCCCACCACTTCGATCATTTCGGCGATGTGCTGCGCGGCGATCTGGTGGCCCGCGCACTGGCCGGCGAGCCGGTGCGGATCTGGTCGGCGGGCTGTTCGAGCGGCGAGGAAATCTGGACGCTGATGATGGTGCTGCTAGGCTCGGATCGCACTGCGGGCCTGACGATCGCGCGCAGCAATGTGCTCGCACTGGCGAGCGACATTTCGGCCACGGCGCTCGCTGGCGCGCGGGCGGCGACCTATCCGGCGCGCGCGCTTGACGCCCTGCCCGAAGCCTTGCGCCGCAACTGGTGCGTGCCGATCGACAGCAAGGGCGAGCCCTGCCTCGCGATCGATCCCGAAGTGCAGGCGCTGGTGCGCTTCCGCACGCTCAACCTGATGGGCGACTGGCCGATGCGGCGCCCCTTCGAGGTGATCTTCTGCCGCAATGTGATGATCTATTTCGACACCCCCACCAAGGAACGTCTGCTGGAACGCTTCACCCGTCAGCTGATGCCGGGGGGATATCTCTACATCGGTCACTCCGAAAGGGTCAGCGGGCCTGCCGCCGCGCTGCTCGAACCGGTCGGCCCCACCATCTACCGGCGAAAGGGCGCGGCATGA